Proteins co-encoded in one Streptomyces sp. NBC_01571 genomic window:
- a CDS encoding lantibiotic dehydratase — protein sequence MSPTATSPAQDSTDAGGSASLHGRFMLRVAGLPIDTVVALRAPEAADWAARATDEEDRLAALGAALSDPLSTVVGATEDAALRRRLLALRRNVFNNRLPNDLDAARALAAEIGGDTGADLATWLDARLRWADLRAEGESVLAAGLARTRTALRELALDDRLRRGLLLASPTLEERLDAFAADPAPVPGKRARKMERSLLSYVYRTACKTSPFSTLTGVALGGFETSDGTPAATHVGDDWTGHCRLNVVVLTRLAELVAADPRRRADLLVALASGWKLDDDRVRYVQRAVTAGDDSAAVSFDAAQDRLLFLRRRGTLDGMLALLRDHDATLRHGDLANWLATTTGADDEAAGHYLTALLDLGMLQLPSLATEVHDREPLRAFQQSLRALERPWADELAARLGGPADVLARYPEADVPGRRALLRTLRADLLALQSDLGAERPALPQTLVYEDVSAGTTSAGLAEWTALAAAPLRSIGRVLPAFDVALPQRLTLKGFFLARFGRGGRCEDLLRLVHDFHEDIFRQYLQFTATKDDRLPDGSHAPEENWLGMPEITAVDRARAALTARMRADWAELPAGAEEFVLDDATVAEVAEALGSAAPTFQPHSHFLQLARRDGDPLVVLNDSFGGLCFPFTRFTHCFDGADAPGLTQALREELRRLLPPGAVFAEITAGAATTNLNLHGRLTDYEIVCPGEHSTAPEEARLHLDDLYAVHDADSDRLTLRSHRLDREVVPLYLGYLVPMVLPEIPRTLLLFSPTARSVPDVWRGVPTGPEDDGVTRRPRVRHHSLVLQRRSWTAADGTLPLRAPDTTDGEWYLGWHRWRVRHGLPDRVFATVHEETSGESGGWFGGSKPQYVDFESPLSLTALEGLLAGKHARTVFEEMLPGESELHVTSPRGRHVAELAVEILPGPAGLPEEDPTR from the coding sequence GTGAGCCCCACCGCCACCAGTCCGGCCCAGGACTCCACCGACGCCGGTGGATCCGCGTCCCTGCACGGCCGCTTCATGCTGCGCGTCGCAGGCCTCCCGATCGACACCGTCGTCGCCCTGCGCGCCCCCGAGGCAGCCGACTGGGCCGCCCGCGCCACCGACGAAGAGGATCGGCTCGCCGCACTCGGCGCCGCTCTCAGCGACCCGCTGTCCACCGTGGTCGGCGCCACCGAGGACGCCGCGCTGCGCCGCCGTCTGCTCGCGCTGCGCCGCAACGTCTTCAACAACCGTCTGCCGAACGACCTCGACGCGGCCCGCGCCCTGGCCGCCGAGATCGGCGGGGACACCGGAGCCGACCTCGCGACCTGGCTCGACGCCCGCCTCCGCTGGGCGGACCTGCGCGCCGAGGGGGAGAGCGTCCTCGCCGCCGGACTCGCCCGCACCCGCACCGCCCTGCGCGAGCTCGCCCTGGACGACCGGCTGCGCCGAGGCCTGCTGCTCGCCTCGCCCACTCTGGAGGAGCGGCTCGACGCGTTCGCCGCAGATCCCGCTCCCGTCCCCGGCAAGCGGGCCCGCAAGATGGAACGCTCACTGCTCTCGTACGTCTACCGCACCGCCTGCAAGACCAGCCCCTTCAGCACCCTCACCGGTGTCGCCCTCGGCGGTTTCGAGACGTCGGACGGAACACCGGCGGCCACCCACGTCGGCGACGACTGGACGGGGCACTGCCGGCTCAACGTCGTGGTCCTCACCCGGCTCGCCGAACTGGTCGCCGCCGACCCCCGGCGCCGCGCCGACCTGCTGGTGGCCCTCGCCTCCGGATGGAAGCTGGACGACGACCGGGTCCGCTACGTCCAGCGGGCCGTCACCGCGGGCGACGACAGCGCCGCGGTCAGCTTCGACGCCGCCCAGGACCGGCTCCTCTTCCTCCGCCGCCGAGGCACCCTGGACGGCATGCTCGCCCTGCTGCGGGACCACGACGCCACCCTCCGCCACGGCGACCTGGCCAACTGGCTGGCCACCACCACCGGCGCCGACGACGAGGCCGCGGGACACTACCTCACCGCCCTGCTCGACCTCGGCATGCTCCAACTGCCCAGCCTCGCCACCGAAGTCCACGACCGCGAGCCGCTGCGCGCCTTCCAGCAGTCGCTGCGCGCGCTCGAACGCCCCTGGGCCGACGAACTCGCCGCCCGTCTGGGCGGCCCGGCCGACGTCCTCGCCCGGTACCCGGAGGCGGACGTCCCCGGCCGCCGCGCCCTGCTCAGGACGCTCCGCGCCGACCTGCTCGCCCTCCAGAGCGACCTCGGCGCCGAACGGCCCGCACTGCCACAGACCCTGGTCTACGAGGACGTGTCCGCCGGCACCACCAGCGCCGGCCTCGCCGAGTGGACCGCGCTCGCCGCCGCCCCGCTCCGCTCGATCGGCCGGGTGCTGCCCGCCTTCGACGTGGCGCTGCCCCAACGGCTCACCCTCAAGGGCTTCTTCCTCGCCCGCTTCGGACGCGGCGGGCGGTGCGAGGACCTGCTGCGTCTGGTCCACGACTTCCACGAGGACATCTTCCGGCAGTACCTCCAGTTCACCGCGACCAAGGACGACCGCCTCCCGGACGGCAGCCACGCCCCGGAGGAGAACTGGCTCGGCATGCCGGAGATCACCGCCGTCGACCGGGCGCGCGCGGCCCTCACCGCCCGGATGCGCGCCGACTGGGCCGAACTTCCCGCCGGAGCCGAAGAGTTCGTGCTCGACGACGCCACCGTGGCCGAGGTGGCCGAAGCGCTCGGCTCCGCCGCGCCCACCTTCCAGCCGCACAGCCACTTCCTCCAACTGGCCCGCCGCGACGGCGATCCGCTGGTCGTGCTGAACGACTCCTTCGGCGGCCTGTGCTTCCCCTTCACCCGCTTCACGCACTGCTTCGACGGCGCGGACGCCCCCGGTCTGACCCAGGCGCTGCGCGAGGAACTGCGCCGACTCCTGCCGCCCGGCGCGGTCTTCGCCGAGATCACCGCCGGTGCAGCCACCACCAACCTCAACCTCCACGGCCGCCTCACCGACTACGAGATCGTCTGCCCCGGTGAGCACAGCACCGCCCCGGAGGAGGCCCGACTGCACCTCGACGACCTCTACGCCGTGCACGACGCGGACAGCGACCGGCTCACCCTGCGCTCACACCGCCTGGACCGCGAGGTCGTCCCGCTCTACCTCGGCTACCTCGTTCCCATGGTGCTGCCCGAGATCCCCCGCACCCTGCTGCTGTTCTCGCCGACCGCCCGGTCCGTGCCGGACGTATGGCGCGGGGTGCCCACCGGACCTGAGGACGACGGCGTCACCCGGCGGCCCCGGGTCCGCCACCACTCCCTCGTGCTCCAGCGGCGCTCCTGGACGGCGGCCGACGGCACCCTCCCGCTGCGCGCCCCCGACACCACCGACGGCGAGTGGTACCTCGGCTGGCACCGCTGGCGCGTCCGGCACGGGCTGCCCGACCGGGTGTTCGCCACCGTCCACGAGGAGACCTCGGGCGAGAGCGGCGGCTGGTTCGGCGGTTCCAAGCCCCAGTACGTCGACTTCGAGAGCCCGCTCTCCCTCACCGCCCTCGAAGGCCTCCTGGCAGGGAAACACGCCCGCACCGTCTTCGAGGAGATGCTGCCCGGCGAGAGCGAACTCCACGTCACCTCACCACGCGGCCGACATGTCGCCGAACTCGCCGTAGAGATACTGCCCGGCCCGGCCGGCCTGCCCGAAGAGGACCCCACCCGATGA
- a CDS encoding nitroreductase family protein: MGYAHEYATAVMRRGRVPMEPADFVPDWSDRPRKGKFFPGASHVPLPDGGCAADATLGRGLFGESGTGAFTLPLLGAMLRDSYGLTGRRLAVQANTDLGSLPFYSHANWSRGTASGGGLYPIGVHWISGASGPLTPGVYYYDTPHHRVTRVLSGDVSAEVRTALGDLEEAAGTDQFLVLGVTFWQNSFKYNSFCYHAVTMDIGALVQTWRMWARAHRLHLGSALWFDEPRLGRLLGLTPEEDGVFAVVPLRWAGTAAPTPAPATPDAFVRRVPDEKSHRVLSFPTLERIHAATLEGAADRPAPGVLDAALAAPAVSGDRVPLPAPAPLEVPVRRALRERRSSFGRFTSVEPLDAAKLSATLRAAMAASTLDSDAESPGGAPLTRLCVFVNHVRDVPAGLYEYDRDTGELVLLKAGDYGSFLQQNYFLANYNVEQAAAVLVPVARTHAVLDAVGDRGYRLVNAVVGAVAQAVYTAASAAGTGCGVALGFDSVSFEEELGLAERGEIPLLIMMIGHERARSADYRYDIVAP; this comes from the coding sequence GTGGGATACGCCCATGAGTACGCGACCGCGGTGATGCGGCGGGGCCGAGTCCCCATGGAACCGGCCGACTTCGTCCCCGACTGGTCCGACCGCCCCCGCAAGGGCAAGTTCTTCCCCGGCGCCTCGCACGTGCCACTCCCCGACGGCGGCTGCGCCGCGGACGCGACCCTCGGCCGGGGCCTGTTCGGCGAGTCCGGCACGGGCGCGTTCACGCTGCCGCTGCTCGGCGCGATGCTCCGGGACTCCTACGGTCTGACCGGGCGCCGTCTCGCCGTCCAGGCCAACACCGACCTGGGCTCCCTGCCGTTCTACTCGCACGCCAACTGGTCGCGCGGCACCGCCTCCGGCGGCGGCCTCTACCCCATCGGCGTGCACTGGATCAGCGGGGCGAGCGGGCCCCTGACGCCGGGCGTCTACTACTACGACACCCCGCACCACCGCGTCACCCGGGTCCTGTCGGGCGACGTGAGCGCAGAGGTCCGCACGGCCCTCGGCGATCTGGAGGAAGCCGCCGGGACCGACCAGTTCCTCGTCCTCGGCGTGACGTTCTGGCAGAACTCGTTCAAGTACAACAGCTTCTGCTACCACGCCGTGACGATGGACATCGGCGCCCTCGTGCAGACCTGGCGCATGTGGGCCCGCGCGCACCGCCTCCACCTCGGCAGCGCCCTCTGGTTCGACGAGCCCCGGCTCGGCCGGCTGCTCGGGCTGACTCCCGAGGAGGACGGTGTGTTCGCCGTCGTACCGCTGCGCTGGGCCGGCACCGCCGCACCGACGCCGGCACCGGCGACACCCGACGCCTTCGTGCGCCGGGTCCCCGACGAGAAGTCCCACCGGGTGCTGTCCTTCCCGACCCTGGAACGTATCCACGCCGCCACCCTGGAGGGCGCCGCGGACCGGCCCGCCCCCGGCGTCCTGGACGCCGCCCTCGCCGCTCCCGCCGTCTCCGGCGACCGCGTCCCACTGCCGGCGCCCGCGCCGCTGGAGGTTCCCGTACGCCGTGCGCTGCGTGAACGCCGCAGCAGCTTCGGGCGGTTCACGTCCGTCGAGCCGCTCGACGCGGCCAAGCTGTCCGCCACGCTGCGGGCGGCGATGGCCGCGAGCACGCTGGACAGTGACGCCGAATCGCCCGGGGGAGCACCCCTGACCCGGCTGTGCGTTTTCGTCAACCATGTCCGCGACGTGCCGGCCGGCCTCTACGAGTACGACCGTGACACCGGTGAGCTGGTGCTGCTGAAGGCGGGCGACTACGGCTCCTTCCTCCAGCAGAACTACTTCCTCGCCAACTACAACGTGGAGCAGGCCGCCGCCGTCCTGGTGCCGGTGGCACGTACACACGCCGTGCTGGACGCCGTCGGGGACCGCGGCTACCGCCTGGTCAACGCCGTTGTCGGCGCCGTCGCCCAGGCCGTCTACACCGCCGCCTCCGCGGCCGGCACCGGCTGCGGTGTCGCCCTGGGCTTCGACAGCGTCTCGTTCGAGGAGGAACTCGGGCTGGCCGAGCGGGGCGAGATCCCGCTGCTGATCATGATGATCGGCCACGAGCGTGCCCGCTCCGCCGACTACCGCTACGACATCGTCGCGCCGTGA
- a CDS encoding TOMM precursor leader peptide-binding protein, with translation MPTDTVAAPRDRAAARETGSTGPWDEVCAALTDALAERAGRHPGTPPAVVVPLGRRDELAAGPAEFAADAVPVGLYGHHAVVGPPTVDGGPGCPGCLARRWQSVRAGFLRDAIERDGETRATGIPPWQADFVADALSALVAAAARHPRAARHPWVWLLDLETLHVARFPLVPDGECPSCGSRPDDTAEAARITLDSSPKHAPDGFRLRPLHAYDLVPEAFANPVTGMLGPSVVPDLTSASTSSTVGAFTTRSGDYLRECYWGGHTGTYDASVRVGLLEGLERYAGMRARAKRPVVTAALDDLGDTAVDPRVTGLYSDAFHAADPDAPRFAPDRPVRWVWGWSLREDRPVLVPEVVAYYHAPGGIQRRFVQESSNGCASGGSLAEAVYHGLMETIERDAFLLAWFGRARLPEIDPSSSTRPATRAMVARLAMYGYRARFFDTRVTFPVPVVTAVAERVDGGPGLLCFGAGASLDPEDALAGGLCEIATDSVNLRRRTAREERRLRRMAEDFGEVRVLHDHPLLYGLPEMGPYTDFLLRGRDVADRVPLSSLASGPGALPASADLRDDVAACVDAVTARGFDVVVVDQTVAEQRALGFHTVKVLVPGLIPIDFGWNRQRGPLMPRARTALREAGLRADDLPPDGLNPAPHPFP, from the coding sequence GTGCCGACTGACACCGTGGCCGCGCCGCGCGACCGGGCCGCGGCACGTGAAACGGGGTCCACCGGGCCCTGGGACGAGGTCTGCGCCGCGCTGACCGACGCCCTCGCGGAGCGTGCGGGACGCCACCCCGGCACACCGCCGGCCGTAGTGGTCCCGCTCGGCCGTCGCGATGAACTGGCCGCCGGACCGGCGGAGTTCGCCGCCGACGCCGTACCGGTCGGGCTGTACGGGCACCACGCCGTGGTCGGCCCGCCGACCGTGGACGGCGGTCCGGGCTGTCCGGGCTGTCTGGCCCGGCGCTGGCAGTCGGTACGGGCCGGATTTTTGCGCGACGCCATCGAGCGCGACGGGGAGACCCGGGCCACCGGCATCCCGCCGTGGCAGGCCGACTTCGTGGCGGACGCCCTGTCCGCCCTCGTCGCGGCGGCGGCCCGGCACCCCCGCGCCGCCCGACACCCGTGGGTGTGGCTGCTGGACCTGGAGACGCTGCACGTGGCCCGGTTCCCGCTGGTACCGGACGGTGAGTGCCCGTCCTGCGGGTCACGTCCCGACGACACCGCCGAAGCCGCCCGGATCACCCTCGACTCCAGCCCCAAGCACGCCCCGGACGGCTTCCGGCTGCGCCCGCTGCACGCCTACGACCTGGTGCCCGAGGCGTTCGCCAACCCCGTCACCGGGATGCTCGGACCGTCCGTCGTACCCGACCTGACGTCCGCCTCCACCTCCTCCACGGTCGGCGCGTTCACCACCCGCTCGGGCGACTACCTGCGGGAGTGCTACTGGGGCGGTCACACCGGCACCTACGACGCGAGCGTACGCGTGGGACTGCTGGAGGGACTTGAGCGGTACGCGGGGATGCGGGCCCGCGCCAAGCGGCCCGTCGTGACCGCCGCGCTCGACGACCTCGGCGACACGGCGGTCGATCCGCGTGTCACCGGCCTTTACTCCGACGCCTTCCACGCCGCCGACCCGGACGCGCCGCGCTTCGCCCCGGACCGCCCGGTGCGGTGGGTGTGGGGCTGGTCGCTGCGCGAGGACCGGCCGGTTCTCGTACCGGAGGTCGTGGCGTACTACCACGCACCCGGGGGTATCCAGCGGCGCTTCGTCCAGGAGAGCTCCAACGGCTGTGCCTCCGGCGGCAGTCTCGCCGAGGCCGTCTACCACGGCCTGATGGAGACCATCGAGCGCGACGCGTTCCTGCTGGCCTGGTTCGGCCGGGCCCGGCTGCCCGAGATCGACCCGTCGAGCAGCACCCGGCCGGCCACCCGGGCCATGGTCGCCCGGCTCGCCATGTACGGCTACCGGGCACGGTTCTTCGACACCCGCGTCACCTTCCCGGTGCCGGTGGTGACGGCGGTCGCCGAACGCGTCGACGGCGGACCCGGACTGCTCTGCTTCGGCGCGGGCGCCTCCCTCGACCCCGAGGACGCGCTCGCCGGCGGGCTCTGCGAGATCGCCACCGACTCCGTCAACCTCCGCCGCCGTACGGCTCGCGAGGAGCGTCGACTCCGGCGGATGGCGGAGGACTTCGGCGAGGTGCGGGTGCTGCACGACCACCCACTGCTGTACGGGCTGCCCGAGATGGGCCCGTACACCGACTTCCTGCTGCGCGGCCGCGACGTCGCGGACCGGGTGCCGCTGTCGTCGCTCGCCTCCGGCCCCGGTGCCCTGCCCGCCTCGGCCGATCTGCGGGACGACGTGGCGGCGTGCGTCGACGCGGTCACCGCACGGGGATTCGACGTGGTGGTGGTCGACCAGACCGTCGCCGAACAGCGGGCACTCGGCTTTCACACGGTCAAGGTCCTGGTGCCCGGCCTCATCCCGATCGACTTCGGCTGGAACCGGCAGCGCGGCCCCCTGATGCCCCGCGCACGCACCGCGCTGCGAGAGGCAGGACTGCGCGCCGACGACCTGCCCCCGGACGGCCTCAACCCGGCCCCGCACCCCTTCCCTTGA
- a CDS encoding TOMM precursor leader peptide-binding protein, giving the protein MAYAPASHEEIAQSRPRIRRDVLFTRTPSGVLFHNAHGGFNVVTQSAYRFAALIVPHLDGERRVEELCAGLGDKQRDMVVQLVRALYARGFARDAGLTPPAVGLSPQVKKRFSRQLDYLDHYADNAPARFLRFRSTPVAVLGDGALARWAALGLLRNGCAAVTITEPDLPYDGLSRELHGVEGTADLDAEAAALTEAGCAPRLVRLPAPTAGASPAEVRPAAGTPFDDGTYGWQDLDGWDTVLVAGAAGRRQLLRLLAEGVPAGRRLLGAWTFGNRAVVGPVMTADDPGCWCCAVLRLGAGSDAADSAELWASVGPAAPLGAPAPDLTGPLAGMLGNLLAFEVFRLTTEALPAETRNQIVVQDLDSLDVLTEPLLPHPRCPYCAAGETGLAEDAGGTEDGGGIENTGAAEGLGGALNSAADENAGAVKDIAAVTGVAGAEQATVAAADTSATEPAALPGEMLRTPHSDDEPAVPPADGAADEDAAKALLAALEQRSVLVHERAGVFTAFADEDWEQTPLKVSTVVLGIAPGRTRRISAADVHTVAGARLTALFRAAEVYAEHVVPPRVLDATALPAAVGKWTRVAPAELAVSSGLDVPADRVAHWSEAVSLTDGRTVLVPAGAVRTLGGWNDLGLFERTSAGTGVATAPRPALARALATALALDALRGAVRRTAPVPAVDPSSLTADPEALFLLRSAENLGVDVEILDLTAAGDGLLPVALARLTDPATAEVRWATGSGLRHRDSVLEALRDLLGAEQLRRAADGPDTGDPMWADLDAATLVAEGVVPLADTDTTWAAVLDGLAAAGRDALAVPLRAPDLAAGHLHAARVLLTRGAPCAD; this is encoded by the coding sequence ATGGCCTACGCTCCCGCGTCCCACGAGGAGATCGCTCAGTCGCGGCCCCGCATCCGCAGGGACGTGCTGTTCACCCGGACCCCGTCCGGGGTGCTCTTCCACAACGCCCACGGCGGGTTCAATGTCGTCACGCAGTCCGCGTACCGCTTCGCCGCGCTGATCGTGCCCCATCTCGACGGCGAGCGCCGGGTCGAGGAACTGTGCGCCGGCCTGGGGGACAAGCAGCGCGACATGGTGGTCCAACTCGTGCGCGCACTCTACGCGCGTGGTTTCGCCCGGGACGCCGGGCTTACGCCACCGGCGGTCGGCTTGTCACCCCAGGTAAAGAAACGTTTCTCGCGTCAACTCGACTACCTTGACCACTACGCGGACAACGCGCCCGCCCGATTCCTGCGCTTCCGCTCCACCCCCGTCGCGGTCCTGGGCGACGGCGCCCTGGCCCGGTGGGCGGCGCTCGGCCTGCTCCGTAACGGCTGCGCCGCCGTGACCATCACCGAGCCGGACCTGCCGTACGACGGGCTCTCCCGCGAACTCCACGGGGTCGAGGGCACCGCCGACCTCGACGCCGAGGCCGCGGCCCTCACCGAGGCGGGCTGCGCCCCCCGCCTGGTCCGCCTGCCCGCACCCACCGCCGGGGCTTCGCCCGCCGAAGTCCGGCCCGCCGCAGGCACCCCCTTCGACGACGGGACGTACGGCTGGCAGGACCTCGACGGCTGGGACACCGTCCTGGTCGCCGGTGCGGCCGGGCGCCGTCAACTGCTCCGACTGCTCGCCGAGGGCGTGCCCGCCGGCCGCCGACTGCTCGGAGCCTGGACGTTCGGCAATCGTGCCGTCGTCGGCCCGGTGATGACCGCAGACGATCCCGGCTGCTGGTGCTGCGCCGTCCTGCGGCTCGGCGCGGGCTCCGACGCCGCCGACAGCGCGGAACTGTGGGCCTCGGTCGGCCCCGCCGCGCCGCTGGGCGCCCCCGCACCCGACCTCACCGGCCCGCTCGCCGGCATGCTCGGCAACCTCCTCGCCTTCGAGGTGTTCCGCCTCACCACCGAGGCGCTGCCCGCCGAGACCCGTAACCAGATCGTGGTCCAGGACCTCGACTCCCTCGACGTACTGACCGAGCCGCTCCTCCCGCACCCCCGCTGCCCGTACTGCGCGGCCGGGGAAACGGGCTTGGCCGAGGATGCCGGGGGGACCGAGGACGGCGGTGGGATCGAGAACACCGGCGCCGCCGAGGGCCTCGGCGGGGCCCTGAACTCCGCCGCGGACGAGAACGCCGGTGCGGTCAAGGACATCGCCGCGGTCACGGGCGTCGCCGGCGCCGAGCAGGCCACCGTCGCCGCCGCGGACACCAGCGCGACCGAACCCGCCGCCCTTCCGGGCGAGATGCTGCGTACGCCCCACTCGGACGACGAGCCCGCGGTGCCGCCCGCCGACGGAGCCGCCGACGAAGACGCCGCCAAGGCCCTGCTCGCGGCACTCGAGCAGCGAAGCGTCCTCGTCCACGAGCGGGCCGGTGTCTTCACCGCGTTCGCCGACGAGGACTGGGAGCAGACCCCGCTCAAGGTCAGCACCGTCGTCCTGGGCATCGCGCCCGGCCGGACGCGCCGGATCTCCGCCGCCGATGTCCACACCGTGGCCGGTGCCCGCCTCACCGCGCTCTTCCGTGCCGCGGAGGTCTACGCCGAACACGTCGTTCCGCCCCGGGTGCTCGACGCCACCGCGCTCCCGGCCGCCGTCGGCAAGTGGACCCGTGTCGCGCCGGCCGAACTCGCCGTCTCCAGCGGGCTCGACGTCCCGGCGGACCGGGTCGCCCACTGGAGCGAAGCCGTCTCCCTGACCGACGGCCGGACCGTGCTGGTACCGGCGGGCGCCGTCCGCACCCTGGGCGGCTGGAACGATCTGGGCCTGTTCGAGCGGACCTCGGCCGGCACCGGCGTCGCCACCGCCCCGCGGCCCGCGCTCGCCCGAGCCCTGGCGACCGCACTCGCGCTCGACGCGCTGCGCGGCGCCGTCCGCCGCACCGCACCGGTGCCCGCCGTGGACCCCTCCTCCCTCACCGCCGACCCCGAGGCGCTCTTCCTGCTGCGCTCGGCGGAGAACCTGGGCGTCGACGTCGAGATCCTCGACCTCACCGCAGCCGGCGACGGTCTGCTGCCCGTCGCCCTGGCCCGCCTCACCGATCCGGCGACCGCCGAGGTGCGCTGGGCGACCGGCAGCGGCCTGCGGCACCGCGACTCCGTACTGGAGGCCCTGCGCGACCTGCTCGGCGCCGAGCAACTGCGCCGCGCCGCGGACGGACCCGACACCGGCGACCCGATGTGGGCCGACCTGGACGCCGCCACCCTCGTCGCCGAGGGCGTCGTACCGCTGGCGGACACCGACACCACCTGGGCCGCCGTGCTCGACGGCCTCGCCGCCGCCGGCCGGGACGCCCTCGCGGTACCGCTGCGCGCCCCCGACCTCGCGGCCGGGCACCTCCACGCGGCGCGCGTCCTGCTGACCCGCGGGGCGCCCTGTGCCGACTGA